CTTAGATTTTGAGTTTTGACACAAAAGAGAAAGTAGACGCAACACGTTGGTTAAAGACAAAGCACAATAATAATCGTGTAATGATGTTTGTTGGATAACCCTAATACGAAAGCGTAATTATTTACTGCAAATGCTTTTACATGTCTCCAAGTTAGCTGACCACAAATATTTCTTTGTTTCTTCTTATGTGCATGTATGAGCCTTTAATTTAACGGCCCTCAAAACTTAATCAGTATTTCCTCGGTCCCAAtttattttttacgttttttttttcggtgtctcattttaatttttatatttagaATCTTTTTTTTATAGTGTAGCACAAGAGTTCGTAATATTCTTTTAAAAATCGTGGCAAATGATTAtttcaaccaatcaaattcattggaTCGTTTTAACCATTAAATCTTTcacactctcccttgttggaacatcatatttctcattttttcaATGTCAATTTTTCGATAAAAGTGAAATTATTATTAACAAACGTAATTTGGATAGTTTAAGTTAAACAAAAAGAGAATCTTTATCCACATTAATTACATGTTAAATCGTGTGCATGatatcaaacataaaaaataaaaagagacgggGAAAGTAATTTATATAAACTCTTTTATTTGATACTATCATTCTATCAACTCCATTTTTGAAAGGTTTTTACACTTTAAATGTACAAAGTATGAAAATTTTGACCCTAAACTTACACTGTTATATACATCAATACATtatcaagtgagatcttgttaaattcgtctcAATAAGTACATTCAAAACATTaactttaaacaaaaaaaaatcgcaTACGAAACTGAATACATTAATGATCAAATATTGCATTGAATTCCGCACAAATAGTAAGGGTAAAAAAAAGTAGGGATGAAGAAAGTATAAGCTTAATctgatgtcaaaaaaaaaaatctattccTTATGAAATGGAACAAATAAAAGTGGTTTCCTCCAAAATAAACAGTGTTAATAGCCAGTGGCGGACCTTGAACGGTTTTACGAGGGGGCcggtagaaaaaaaattaagcaatatactatgtaattatacaattatacacaaattttagggggaccgtaactaaaaatacactacaaaatttTTCGGTCGGGGGGCCAGGCCCACCCCAGCCACAACAAAGATCCGCCATTGTTAACAGCAAAGCATAAAATAAAGGGGAATTCTCTTTTGTAACCTTAAGTTTCTAATTTTTCTCTTTGGTAAAATGAAAACAAGAATTGACTCTCTGGTAGCCTTAAGTTTCTatacataattaaataattgcATAAATGATGgttttatcttatttttttgATTAAAAACTACATTATTAGACTAAATGTAGTCAATTAATGATTACGTTACTAAGTACCCTTAAAACTAGTTTTCCCTCCCAATTGAAAAGACTCTTTCCCTCCAAATTATTTCCTCCTCTTATATAAACCCAAACCAATAAACCTTAATACCCAACTCATTATTGTGcaaccaagttgttgtttaaGTTATCAATTTATCAGAAATTTTAAATTTGCAATGTTTTCAAATAATGATATTTAGTTTCCCACATTTTCATTCGGATAATACATCAATTGATTTGCAATGGTTTTTGTTTGAAGTGCTTCAATTGATGAAAAGTTAGTGAGTATAGGTGAATGGTGTACTAACTCATTGAAGAGGGTATTCTTGTACATTCAGATGTTAACCACTGTTAATCAAATTGGTTAAAACATCATCAATGTCATTGTTTAATATGTACAGAAACTTAAGGTTACCTACCTAAGAGAAAATTAAGAAACTTAAGGTTACCAAAGAGAATATCCTTAGAATAAAAAGTAGTAAGATAAAATAATATGAAGTActtattaaaaaacaaaaacaaaaaatgaagaCAACTAAAATgaaagtagttttttttttttttttggtgttaccacccggttcacccttaaggTTAATTCGGATTCGGGGTGAGTTCCGagtggataggtttcagtcccctcACAATTATTGTTGCGTAGGATCGAACATGCAGTACTTCCTACCAAGTTCAATTCAACCTCAATCACCATTGAACCAACATGCATGTAATTGGTATGAAAGTACAGTTATGCATTTACAACGATTTGGCTTATAATTAACTAGTGTTGTACTAGTATTACATTTACACCCGTTTCAATTCATAGATCCTCGCTCTTTCGTAATTCTTACTCTAAGCGATTTTGGTTGGACATCGTAGTAGTAGCAGTAGTTGTGATGTGATAAACATGGTGTAACGCCAAAAGTGGATTTAGGACTTGGCAACAAAAAAGTGAATCTCGTTCGCTCGTTGTGTGATAAAGCACACAACAAAACATCACTTTTCCATTGGCAAACCTCGGACAAGTAAAATAGCTATAATTTGTCTTAAGTACGATGATAGAATATGTATATAGAAATTAATGTAAATTAATTTTGTGGTAATTAGTTTATAGTTATTAGATTAGTTTTGGATAACCCTAATATAATTTTACATACATTTTCGTAAAATCAATAAGAAAACACGGTAAATATTTCTCATAGTACACATTTCTAGTCCCCCTAAAAAAATTCTAACATTCGCAACATCCAAGTAGTACCACTAATGAGGTTTTGTTAGTCGGTTACCAATGATGTCTTTATGGCCTAGTGGTTAACAATGAGAGTATGTGTACGATAAGTCTCATGTTCGAATCTCCGCcctaatttgtaatttgtattggcCTCATGATTCATTCGCACCGAATAAAAAGAAATACATAACAAATGCCTGTTTCATTTACCTAATTCCAATACCATAATGCTTATTTAAGGTCTTATTATATCATTTGATTTCATACAAAAAGTTTAGATCATGTCATTTTAGAAAAATAAGTTTAACATATAAGtgtagaaaaaataagtttaaattaGGTAACCCAGACTACCTAAATTagatcaaaatcaaacaaaattagaCCAGACTAATTAAGACTGGATCAAAACATTCTAGATTAGTCAACATCAAATCATATCAAGTTATCAACTCAACTCAGATCATTCCAAATCAAACAAACGAGTACATATTAGATCTGTCCATATTAAATCATATCATTGTATAATTTCAACGCATATCAAATCAGTCCAGCTCATATCAAATCAGTCCAACTCATATCAAATCAGTCCAAATAGATCATACAGTTCAAATTAATTAGATCTATTAGGTCAAGTCAGTCTATACCAgatcaattttaattaaatcgaCTAGACTAGATCAGTTTAGATTAATCCCCGTCACTCTGGACATCCCGATCAGATCATATCAAGCCATATTAGAATTAATTACAAGTATGTTAACGGTGATTATGAAAACATTTTACCTATAAAAATTACTCTCTGTTCCTAAATGTTCTTTCGCATTTCAGTTTGACACATTTGCCAATGCATATTTTACAtcgttaatatctctaattacgtgttattaaaaattataaattttcatattgttaaagtactcattgagacgaatcaaataagaccccacatgactatatttttttcttatttattggTAGTAATTcaagattctcttcaattgtgaatagtgttaAGATATGGGAAGAacattaagggacagagggagtaatcaataatccatccctcccaACGTAATATTGTCACACTTTTTTTCCCGTTCGTCCCAATTTAATTGTCATATTTCCTCTTATGACATGACCTGATGACCTGCTAATATGTTTTTACCATTCTCTTCCCACTATCAAAAGTTAGGGTTTCACTTCTTCTCTCATTCAATCTGAATATTTCTCCACTGTCTCCCATTGCACCTATTAAAATATATATCCTTATTTCCTATTAGTTGCAACATTTTGACTTTTGCATTATTCATATAACCTCCTTTGACCGGTTTTGATGaagtatatacttcgtataaactAACACATAGTCATGAggaatcttgttagatttacCTCAAATTTATATTTTcacaatatcaactttttataattttatttatatacaGTTAGAGATATAAATGGTCAACGATGTGTGTTGGCAATCGTAAAAGTCAAAGCGCAGCCAATAAAAGAGAACACATGATGTATTCGATAAGTCAACATCTAATTATAGCATAAAACTATGTGAAAACTTAATACAACAATTAAATTAGGACGGAGGGaatatattttagtttaaaTATGAGTCCTAGTTTAAATATGAGTCCTAAAATTTTAAATCGACTCAAATTATATAAGATACATACAATAGATAAATACTCTCTCTGATTTCCTAATTAAGTTCAACCCGCTTACTATTATGGAAACAAagttaaaaactttgaccatgtCTCTTTATTTatgtataagaaaaaaaatcatgagatgtcttattggatttttttttattgtacgTAGTATATAATTTACCCACCTACAAGAGATGGGTAGCTGTTTCAACTCAGTTTATGATGATTCAGtatataatttcaaaatatcaataTATGTTTAGGGACATAAAGGTCCGAGCAGTGAATTGAAGGCTGCCTAGAATGCAATTGAGCATAATTTAGGAAATACTtataaaaaaagttattttagtaaaacggagggagtataaaatttccattaaaaataaaataaaataaaggatagggtaatatataattatttttttgtttgccgCGAATTGAATTAGTAACAACCTTGACTAAGCCTTTTTCTTCTACACTACTCCGTATAGGCTATTATTAAACCATTAAACATACGGAAAAATTGTGACTTTAATGATAtccattaatttatttttatgtttacttTGTTGGTATTCTCTCATAATCCATTCAAATGTCaacttttctttattttattcaaaatatggttttttttaattaacatgATCATCTAGACTACAATAATAGTcttgcaaaaaaataaaaatggttTAAATTAGTAACATGTTGACCAAAATTACAATTTAAAATCATccaagttattattttttgttaatttgaCCAATAAAATGAAGAAAGGTTGGAGCCATAGGTCCATCCAAAAAATACGATTCTCCACCTCTTAAATTCAACAAATTCCCCAAAATTGaccaaagaaaacaaaaaaataaaaataaaaataaaaaataaataaaagggagACACCTGACCAACCTTTGGTCAAGACATCACATTGATGCTTACTTTGATGATGTGTGCTAAAATGACAAGGACACACTCTTAAATCATAAGGGTACACGGGGATAAACAAATGGGAGAttattttatcgcaaattctaaATAGTTGCAgcattttaatttttaagtttAATGACATATAATTTTGATCAtcaatttttgtaattttatattaataaaaattgtAGAAAGTTGACATacttaaaacatacattgagaCAAATCCAATATTTTACATAATAATATTtgtttatatttattagtataaAGTTATTGTGAAAATAAGATAAATAAACAGTGTCAAAAGTCAGATGGTGCAACTCTTTAGAAATATAGATAGTATTTAATATTcgtatataatagagattgtaataaagtaaaagttaactcgaAATTCTTAAAAGTTGTCccgttataatataaaagttattaaGTCATTAGTGATTAAAAATTATCCCTAATCAGGAACTCGCGCACACTACTCATCTCCATTCTATCCGATCACAAATTCCCATATCCTCCTCCTTCCCTCAACATGATTATACAATTTACCGATTTGGCTTTAATAATACTTTGGCTCATGTCGACAATCTAAACACCATTACACAATTTTACATGCAGAAAATCTTACAACTGAATTATTGATATTTCAAAAGTCTGATTAATATTGTATTATGACATTTTCACTCAAATATATGCGCTTTAActtattttgaattatttcaagaaaataaagttcatataaatttatacaaACTAAGTTTAACAAAATTAAGTTATAATAGTTTTTTTCAAGACAATTTAAGAAATACTtctaagtattttttttaaaaaaacaaaaccatGTAAGTTTTCTTTTAAAAGTTCATATATTTTCACAAATGTTCGGATGATTTCATTTGAGTCAAAATCGTACGAAGAATGAACCAAACATAACATAAGGGTATTTTATCCACCTTCGCGTAAAAAAAACGGGGGAGTAATCAGTAAAACCTAAAAAAAGACCAAAAaattcctttaaaaaaaaaaaagaccaaaatatactactccgtactcGAAAAGGGAGGACTCGTCAAAACACTGCTCCCTTAAAACCTACTCTCGacttaatttccttttttttatataagaaatattttaattttgttttgttgGTAGTACCACCATTAAAGCGTAGACTTGAAGACCACTGTTCAAACCAATTAAAGTCCCCTTCAATTTctcttccttttctctctcctaccacCATTTCTGCATTTGAAGTTATTCCATTCCAAGGTCAGTTTTTGTTTTAgaagtttttgtatctttgtttCCAGCTTTTAAATTACAGTTATGCTTACAAATTGAAGTTTAGTCGTtagtttttatgtatttttttttttcataattaccctcaattttgtttattttaagtTCATATTGATTTGATTTCAATGTGGGATCTTCTATTCATGTTTATAGAGTATAAAAAATTGATCTTTTTCGTTTCATTTTGGTGGGTTGGAAAGATATTATTATTAGATGAGAttgttaattatttttgaaGTAATTAGTGTCTCCTCATAGTGGCAAGAAAAATTGGCAATGGGTATACGGTAGTGATGCAGAAGGGATTCGATCTGAGGTTTTGGGTTCAATCCCGGACGACATTAACCAATTAAGCAAGAAGCTAACTCTGAATCTGTGAAAAGAAGTATTAGAATAGTTCGTGATTTTGTATTGAACTACTTATTAACAACGGTGGTGTATAATTCCTGAAATTGGATGCAATTTATTGAATTTCTGGATATTTATATGTAGTGCAGTGGATTTTTTTGTTCAATAAATGTTTGTTAACATTGTTGTGGGGTTTCCTAATTGGGTTTTTGAGTGGTAAATCTAATGGGATTTTCTTTTTCACTGTAGCATTTTGATTTGTAAACTTTAGTGGTAGTTGCAATAATCATAGTGACATTGGAGTTTCTCTTTGTTACTTGACCATTCAATTTTTGAATCTGAGCCTcagatttttggattttgttacTCAGCACTTCAAATTAGACCAGCAATATGCATCCATTTGTGAAAATCCAAACCCATGTCCTTTCCTTAGTCAATTTCACCTGTTATTTAGCTAGTGAATCATGGCTATGCTCAGATTATAGCATAGAGTTCGAATTTGTTGGTTTTTAATCGCTGATACAGTTTGATCTGTCCTTTTCAAAATCATCTCTAGCAGTGTCTAATACCAAGTATGCAATTAGTCAGAGCTCTGAATACGGAGTAGAGAAGATTATAGAGCATTAACAAATGTGCTCGTTATTTTCCTTATGACCTCAATTAGGTTGAATGGCAAGAAAACAAATTAGCATTTCTGTAATGCTTTTAATATTTCTATGGTTGTTCACTTGTTTGGTTGTACCTCATTAAATGACCTTGTGCTCTAACTATTGATTTTCAGGATATGGGTTGAGTCGTCACTTATATTGTCCTTGAGGAACTAGTCAGATAATCTTCTCTTTAATTATGAAATTTGGTCTTACAGATTTCCGCTCTGAGAAGATGCCGCTAAATGATCTGAAATCGATTACATAAATGCGTTCAATGATCTGGTTCATGCCTGCTTTCAAATATCAGTCTTTGTGTGATAGCTTTATGTCGTCTCATTGTTCCTGGCTTCATGTGCTTTTTAGTTTGAGACTGCACCTTCACGTTTAAGCTCCACTTTGCTGATTGACTCTCTTTGTTGGAGCTAATGATGAAAGACATGAAGAAATGGTATGCGGGTATTATAGTTTCTTCTATCTTCATGTTGCTGGTGCTGCGATACACCATCATGCAAAATCCCATAGGGCAAAGTTCCTTTACTGGTTCTTTATCTTTCAATACAACTAATCCATTTGAATGGGTTAATACTAATCCTCTTGAATGGATAAGCTCTACTGGCGCACCTGATGTTCAAAGTCCTAAAATTGCTTCCCAAGTAATTCCAACAGATACTCTGATCTCCGGTCTCTTTGTTCGAAGGAACCTTACAAAGGAAGAACATCATTCTTTGCTGACTTGGAACCAGCTGAAGCACCTAATTAATAATTCTCAGGCTTTGCCAAATGCAGTAGAAGCCACTAGAGAAGCTTCACATGCATGGAATGGCCTTATGACTGTGATTGAAGAAGAAAAGCTTCACGTAAATGATAGCACTTCCATGAAAGCAAAAGAGAAACAGTGTCCGCACTATCTTAAGAGGATGAATGACTTAGAATTTAACAATAGTAATTTTAGGTTAGGGGTGCCTTGTGGATTGACTCAAGGTTCTTCTGTTACACTTATTGGCATTCCAAATGGCCTTCTTGGTAACGTTCGGATTGACTTAACCGGGGAACATATACCTGGAGAGCCAGATCCACCTATTATACTGCACTATAATATCAGGCTACATGGAGATCAGATAACAGAGGACCCTGTTATTGTTCAAAACACCTGGACTGCTGCACATGATTGGGGTGAAGAGGAGCGCTGCCCAAATTCTGAGACCGACAGTAATAAGAAAGGTGATTAAGTTTCTTCTTGAGTGGAATATATCATGCTCAATTCCTTTATTTTTGAGTGAAAGTGTAGATTCTCATCATTCTGAATTAATGTCAGAGTAATTCAAATTGCTTGGTAGTTTCTTTTCACTTTTGTTCTAAAATACTTTAAAACATGAGTATTCTCTCAATCGTGTTGATAATTGGAGAGTTTCTGTTAGTTACTTGCTATGTCAAACACTCAAATTTCTGACATTTTCAGGGGAAAAAAATATCTTTGGAACTCTTTAATAACTTAATAAGTTAATATAGTAATGCATGACTGTGATTGGTTGTTGGAGTTTGATACGCAACTATACTATTATATTCTGGACTTCTGGCATGCTTTCTAAATTCCTGACTCTACTCGAATGTGATGTGTGTTCATTTGAAAAAGCTTCTTCTAAAGTCTAAAGTCTAAAGTTCTAAACCTCTATAAGGTGTAGAAAATTTTaaccagattttttttttcctttcaaaaATCCTATCATTGTCTGAAATTGTAGATGTCAGGAAACCCTCATGTTTCCTGTATGGTTTTCATGTGCTATCTGAGTTTGCAGCTTTTAGTTCTTTTATTTCTAATTTTTGGATATTGCTGAACTAGATTATGTATACTAGAGGAGCACAATGAGAAATACCTCTGGTTCATATGCTTCATCCTAATTTTGCATAGATCATACTTTTGTCTTACATTCATTGATATTCAGACTTCTAGATAAgactaggtttttttttttatcaggaTTCAGGACCATTGTTCTTTCGAACTAAATATACAAATAACCATGACTATTCCACTCTTGACATTTTCCAATGTTTTTCAGATTACAGTTGTGTTTGAATGAAATCATGTTGTGTTGCATATGTTTTGTTGCATGACCCTCTTCTAAATTTTACAGTGGATGAGCTTGATCAGTGCAATGAAATGGTGGGGAAGGATGTCAATCAAACATTAAAGGCGTTAACACATGTGAATGGTTCCAATGGATCTTCACAGGTTCATGATGGATTCAAAAGACGGCGATACTTTCCTTTTAGACAGGGCTATCCATTTGTTGCAACACTTAGGGTTGGGTCAGAGGGAATTCAAATGACAGTTGATGGGAAGCACATAACTTCCTTTGCTTATCGTGAGGTGCTGGTCTTAAAGCTCCTCTAATAATTTCTCTGTAGATGCTTTAGAACAAATCCAGCTTATTTCATTCAACTCACCTGCCTTTTCCAATTATTTCAGACGTTGGAACCTTGGCTTGTTAGTGAAGTTAGAATTTCTGGAGATCTGCAGTTGATTTCAATCATTGCAAGTGGTCTGCCAACATCTGAGGATGTGGAGCATGTTCGTGATCTGGAAACTCTGAAGGCTGTTCCAATTCCACATGGAAAGTCTTTAGATCTATTTATTGGGGTTTTCTCTACTGCTAACAACTTCAAGCGTCGAATGGCTGTTCGAAGAACATGGATGCAATATCCAGCAGTGCGCTCTGGATCAGTTGCAGTGCGCTTTTTTGTTGGTTTGGTGAGTCTTTAAACTTTAATTCATATGTTGAATCGGGCAATCAttcaaaaaatttgcccatCTGTTAGGATTCACATAATTGGCTGCTGGTTCCTATCTGCAACTGACCACCAAAATTTTGACCTTTGACAGTTGCCTGCATAGTGCGTACTGTTTGATATCTAGTTTTATGCTTTTCTATTAATCTAGGCAACACATtagaaatagaaaatcatccattTTGTAACTCTTAACAAAGGGGCACTGTCTCACAATTATCTTCCCTTTCCAGTACTATGGTGTCGTTGAGCAATCAAAGATGTTGATGACTTTTAGACTTTTAGTTATATAGGCTACTCCATTATTACTAAATGCAATACTACAAATACCAAAGTAAAAAGAATTTAATGCTGCAATCAGAAGCACTAACACGCCTCAGTTAAGATGCCAATGAGCGATCCTTACATTTTGATGAAAACAGGGAGTACATTGAGATACTAcgcttacttttttttttttaaatgcctTGGAAAAGCAAAAACTATACTCTTGACTTCTTGAGTCCTTTTGACTGGTATTTTTTATGTGCAATAGTATGTATTTTGGTATAAGCTTCTAGGAGATTGACTTTCATTATCTAAATCAGTAAATCTGCACTCAAAGATATAGAAAGATTATTACTCAAGAAGATAGCTTTTTCACAGCATAAAAACCAAAGAGTAAATGAGGAGCTGTGGAATGAAGCCCGTACTTACGGAGATGTGCAGTTGATGCCATTTGTAGACTATTACAACCTGATTACGTGGAAGACTGTGGCCATCTGTGTTTTTGGGGTAAGTCTTGTTTGCTTTATTATTCATGCCTTCGCTTTTCCTATGATGAAGAGGAAATTCCATTCAGTTATGTCCTCTCTTAAAATATACCGGAGAAAATAAGTTGTCTCAATCTATGGCCTGTTGGAAAATGTTCCCATGGTGTGACCTTATTAGGAGTCAGGGGTGTTGTCAGATCACTGTAAGgtagaaaaaagaaaattgtTATTAATTTGCTCTATTCAATAGGTGAGATTGTCCAACAATGAGACTTTGAACTTTTATCCATGAAGTCTCTAATCTATATCCAACAAAGACTTGTCATGTGACATGAGTTAGAATACACACTACTTTGTGAAATATTATCTACCAGGCCATATGTTGGAAACTTGGAATTCTGTTGTGAAAATAACTCTTTTTgtcattaataatttaatataaCTTGTTACTAACTTCTGGTACAATGATGCAATAGACGGACGTTGTTTCAGCAAAATATGTCATGAAGACAGATGATGATGCTTTTGTTCGTGTTGATGAAGTAATAGCTTCCTTGGATAGGATAAATGTAACCCGTGGATTGCTTTATGGGCTCATTAACTCTGACTCACGACCTCACCGGAGTCCCGACAGTAAATGGTTTATTAGTATTGAGGTAAATATAATCATCTAATCTCTTCGGTTTTTGTCTGTttattggataatatttatttgttagaaaggcaagcaaattaAAGCTAAGAGTAAAATTTAATTTAGCCCAGAATACTCAATTGGTTGTATGTGATTCTATGGTTATTCTTTTCTAGTGGCTGCAAGTTAGGGGAGCAACCAaggctttttatttttttgctcatttactCGTTTGGAAGGTAAATaagcaaatgagcaaaaataataaagtaaaataGCCTTGACTGTGCCTTgcaaggtacaacactacaaccAGTTCCTCTGCTTATGCTTAAATCTCAACATAAACTACTGAAGCAAAAGCATACAAGATCTGGTCCGCAGATATTATG
This sequence is a window from Spinacia oleracea cultivar Varoflay chromosome 1, BTI_SOV_V1, whole genome shotgun sequence. Protein-coding genes within it:
- the LOC110782989 gene encoding beta-1,3-galactosyltransferase GALT1; this encodes MMKDMKKWYAGIIVSSIFMLLVLRYTIMQNPIGQSSFTGSLSFNTTNPFEWVNTNPLEWISSTGAPDVQSPKIASQVIPTDTLISGLFVRRNLTKEEHHSLLTWNQLKHLINNSQALPNAVEATREASHAWNGLMTVIEEEKLHVNDSTSMKAKEKQCPHYLKRMNDLEFNNSNFRLGVPCGLTQGSSVTLIGIPNGLLGNVRIDLTGEHIPGEPDPPIILHYNIRLHGDQITEDPVIVQNTWTAAHDWGEEERCPNSETDSNKKVDELDQCNEMVGKDVNQTLKALTHVNGSNGSSQVHDGFKRRRYFPFRQGYPFVATLRVGSEGIQMTVDGKHITSFAYRETLEPWLVSEVRISGDLQLISIIASGLPTSEDVEHVRDLETLKAVPIPHGKSLDLFIGVFSTANNFKRRMAVRRTWMQYPAVRSGSVAVRFFVGLHKNQRVNEELWNEARTYGDVQLMPFVDYYNLITWKTVAICVFGTDVVSAKYVMKTDDDAFVRVDEVIASLDRINVTRGLLYGLINSDSRPHRSPDSKWFISIEEWPEETYPPWAHGPGYVISHDIANAISKRHQNGQLKMFKLEDVAMGIWIAALKKEGLDVRYENEMRVYNEGCKDGYVVAHYQGPRDMLCLWQKLQETKRAFCCGDGMS